A portion of the Chlamydia avium 10DC88 genome contains these proteins:
- a CDS encoding ABC transporter substrate-binding protein encodes MISYKITRYFFSLSIIGSFIAVVMSSPNTEKISPKIAVFLSFSHSLLEDCSQSCIEVLKTLEQSPEICIVNAEDSVVTAKKLARTLHNDHNVVAIVTLGSIATRVMSQIETKKPIIYAAVPDGETLSFPKNQANTYGINDTLDIDQCCFAIQAVRTNTEALIYLNPVEPYPSTLQQEITKKLSASGVSVTSIPITATNFKARIQQAIEKRPSAIFLPFSSLSYEQGTAVIEDIIKEKIPVITDDLSLVTEGACVACGVDFKKSGKQIGQMISYLLNCDSNLEGLKKITTEPLPQTTMFNEEIIRRLGLKINKTERKQFRSIIFKDKKTAAKNTEKIEGEALSSPA; translated from the coding sequence ATGATTTCTTATAAAATAACTCGATACTTCTTTTCTCTTTCCATCATCGGCTCCTTCATAGCTGTTGTAATGTCTTCGCCTAATACTGAAAAAATATCTCCAAAAATAGCAGTATTTCTTTCTTTTTCTCATTCCTTACTAGAAGATTGCTCTCAAAGTTGCATTGAAGTACTAAAAACTCTGGAACAATCTCCAGAAATATGCATTGTAAACGCCGAAGATAGTGTAGTAACAGCTAAGAAGCTTGCTCGCACACTTCATAATGATCATAATGTTGTAGCTATTGTAACCTTAGGCTCCATAGCAACAAGAGTTATGAGTCAAATTGAAACAAAAAAACCTATCATTTATGCAGCTGTTCCTGATGGAGAAACCTTATCATTCCCAAAAAATCAAGCAAATACTTATGGAATTAATGATACTCTAGATATTGATCAATGCTGCTTCGCTATACAAGCTGTACGTACCAATACAGAGGCACTCATTTATCTAAATCCCGTAGAACCTTATCCTTCAACTTTACAACAAGAAATTACAAAAAAACTTAGTGCTTCGGGAGTTTCCGTAACATCTATTCCTATAACAGCCACAAACTTTAAGGCACGTATCCAGCAAGCAATTGAAAAACGTCCCTCAGCAATTTTCTTACCGTTTTCATCTCTATCCTATGAACAAGGTACTGCTGTAATTGAAGATATTATAAAAGAAAAAATTCCTGTTATTACAGATGACCTATCTTTAGTTACTGAAGGCGCTTGTGTCGCTTGTGGCGTGGATTTTAAAAAATCAGGGAAACAAATAGGACAGATGATTAGCTATCTTCTCAATTGTGACTCCAATCTCGAAGGATTAAAGAAAATTACTACCGAGCCCCTTCCTCAAACAACCATGTTTAACGAAGAGATCATCCGTCGCTTGGGATTAAAAATTAATAAGACAGAACGCAAGCAGTTCCGTTCAATCATTTTCAAAGATAAAAAGACCGCTGCGAAAAATACTGAAAAAATAGAAGGAGAAGCTTTATCTAGTCCTGCTTAA
- a CDS encoding LL-diaminopimelate aminotransferase: MDRNTNFSRLEEHYLFSSIRQKIHAFQQHHPHASIIDLSIGNTTQPLHHSVIHAFTQSINKLGNPETYSGYGSELGLSPLREKIAHVIYHDSISPKEVFISDGAKTDIFRLLALFGPGKTLAIQDPSYPVYSDAAQLVGARKILRLPCTKQTHFFPQIPHGETIDVFCLCSPNNPTGTVLTKEQLRQLVNYANHQGSIIIFDAAYSAFISDPSLPRSIFEIPEARFCSIEVNSFSKSLGFSGVRLGWNVVPEQLTYANGFNVIHDWQRLLCTTFNGASLPVQEAAITGLSLFPDIEALSYYRQNSALLYESLQKAGLTVYGGQHAPYLWVEIPNGISDEDVFDFFLHQYHIAITPGIGFGSCGQGYMRFSALGKTEDILLACQRLSQSPICDRMVLSS, from the coding sequence ATGGACAGGAACACTAATTTTTCTCGTCTAGAAGAACATTATCTTTTTTCTAGTATTCGCCAGAAAATCCATGCTTTCCAGCAACACCATCCTCATGCATCTATTATTGATCTTTCCATAGGGAATACAACGCAGCCCCTCCACCACTCAGTCATACATGCTTTTACACAATCTATAAACAAATTAGGGAATCCTGAAACATACTCTGGTTATGGATCTGAACTAGGGCTGTCACCATTAAGAGAAAAAATTGCTCATGTTATATATCATGATTCTATCTCTCCTAAGGAAGTGTTTATTTCTGACGGAGCTAAAACTGATATTTTTCGTTTGCTTGCTTTATTTGGTCCTGGGAAAACTCTGGCAATTCAAGATCCCTCGTATCCTGTATATAGTGATGCAGCCCAATTAGTTGGAGCAAGGAAAATCCTAAGGTTGCCTTGTACGAAACAAACTCATTTCTTCCCTCAAATTCCTCATGGAGAAACTATTGATGTTTTCTGTCTCTGTTCCCCTAACAATCCTACAGGGACTGTCTTAACAAAAGAACAATTACGTCAACTCGTGAATTATGCTAATCACCAGGGAAGTATTATTATTTTTGATGCTGCTTACAGTGCTTTTATTTCTGATCCTTCTTTACCCAGAAGTATTTTTGAAATTCCTGAAGCACGTTTTTGTTCTATAGAAGTCAATTCTTTCTCGAAATCCTTAGGATTTTCCGGAGTGCGTCTAGGATGGAACGTTGTTCCTGAACAGCTTACCTATGCTAATGGATTCAACGTTATACATGACTGGCAACGTCTCTTGTGCACAACATTTAATGGAGCATCTTTGCCCGTACAGGAAGCTGCAATTACTGGGCTTTCTCTATTCCCCGATATAGAAGCTCTCTCTTATTATCGTCAAAACAGTGCTCTTTTATATGAAAGTCTACAAAAAGCAGGACTTACTGTATATGGTGGTCAGCACGCTCCTTATTTATGGGTAGAAATTCCAAATGGAATTTCTGACGAAGATGTTTTTGACTTTTTCTTACACCAGTATCATATTGCTATCACTCCTGGAATAGGTTTTGGGTCATGCGGGCAAGGTTACATGCGGTTTTCTGCTTTAGGGAAAACAGAAGATATTCTTCTTGCTTGCCAACGATTAAGTCAATCACCCATCTGTGATAGAATGGTGCTGTCATCATGA